One window from the genome of Lepisosteus oculatus isolate fLepOcu1 chromosome 21, fLepOcu1.hap2, whole genome shotgun sequence encodes:
- the ddb2 gene encoding DNA damage-binding protein 2 isoform X2: MHRNSFPVPFYPTHQVNSTRKAMAKKKVLLDSTVPKRQKERPSTSRSKRAEPSEEPLSRKLKKKKEGVPGKAEARSELQNNRESVGFQKAARQNSIVHYVYKHSLGQNIQSQMRQCLQQPFLRFLNSYSLFHAASPFDRRVTCLEWHPTCPSTLAVGSKGGDIVLLDYEMSKNTKFIQGMGAGGSITDMKFNPFNPSQLFTSSVGGTTSLQDFTGNTIKVFASTHQWDVWFCSVDVSPSRQVVVTGDNVGRVLLLGMDGTKVWNQKLHKAKVTHVEFNQRCDWLMATASVDHTVKIWDLRSIGDKNSFLHELPHKKAVNSAYFNPTDGSKLLTTDQYDEIRLYSCADFSKPQNVMIHPHRQFQHLTPIKATWHPLYDLIVAGRYPDSRVSPDELRTIDVFDASTGEVVCQLHDPNAPGIISLNKFNLMGDTLGSGMGFNILIWSREEMLRSRQERLIRARGDDLGMGSTASTSLGLRGARRHAGRESRESTERTKRKKKLGSSESGKTQTKTKGKNAKPQRDRTKTND; encoded by the exons ATGCACAGAAATAGTTTTCCTGTTCCTTTTTATCCGACACACCAGGTGAACAGCACAAGGAAAGCGATGGCCAAAAAGAAAGTTCTCCTGGACAGCACGGTGCCCAAACGCCAAAAGGAAAGGCCATCCACCTCTCGGAGCAAACGAGCAGAGCCTTCGGAAGAACCCCTCTCAAGAAAGctgaagaagaaaaaggaaGGCGTTCCGGGGAAAGCAG AAGCAAGATCTGAACTCCAGAATAACAGAGAGAGTGTGGGGTTTCAGAAGGCGGCCAGGCAGAACAGTATTGTCCATTATGTGTATAAACACTCACTGGGTCAGAACATCCAGTCACAGATGCGCCAG tGCCTACAACAGCCATTCCTGCGCTTTCTGAACTCCTACAGTCTCTTCCATGCAGCCAGCCCATTCGATCGCAGGGTGACGTGCCTGGAGTGGCACCCAACGTGCCCCAGCACCCTGGCAGTAGGCTCCAAGGGGGGGGACATAGTGTTGTTGGACTACGAAATGTCAAAGAATACCAAGTTCATCCAAGGG aTGGGAGCTGGGGGCTCCATAACAGACATGAAGTTTAACCCTTTCAATCCCAGTCAGCTGTTTACATCGTCTGTCGGAGGCACGACCTCTCTGCAGGATTTTACAGGCAACACTATTAAAGTTTTTGCCAGCACTCATCAGTGGGA TGTCTGGTTCTGCAGTGTTGATGTGTCACCCAGCAGACAGGTGGTGGTGACTGGAGACAATGTTGGCAGAGTCCTCCTACTAGGAATGGATGGTACAAAG GTTTGGAATCAGAAGCTGCATAAGGCCAAGGTGACGCATGTAGAGTTTAACCAGCGTTGTGACTGGCTGATGGCAACAGCTTCTGTAGACCATACAGTGAAGATCTGGGACCTGAGGAGCATCGGGGACAAGAACAGCTTCCTGCACGAGCTGCCTCACAAGAAGGCCGTCAACTCTG CCTACTTCAACCCCACAGATGGGTCCAAACTGCTCACCACAGACCAGTACGATGAAATCCGATTGTACTCCTGTGCGGATTTCAGCAAGCCTCAGAATGTGATGATCCACCCACACCGGCAGTTCCAGCACCTCACCCCTATCaag GCGACCTGGCACCCTCTGTACGACCTCATTGTAGCGGGCCGCTACCCAGATAGCCGCGTCTCTCCAGACGAGCTCAGGACCATCGATGTGTTTGATGCCAGTACCGGAGAAGTGGTCTGTCAGCTGCATGACCCCAATGCCCCTGGTATTATTTCA cttAACAAGTTTAACCTGATGGGAGATACTCTGGGATCTGGAATGG GCTTTAACATTCTGATCTGGAGCCGGGAGGAGATGCTGAGAAGCAGGCAGGAGAGGCTGATAAGAGCCAGGGGGGACGATCTCGGCATGGGCTCCACTGCTAGCACCTCCCTGGGACTGCGTGGGGCTCGGCGGCACGCGGGCAGGGAGAGCAGGGAAAGCACAGAGAGGACTAAGCGGAAAAAGAAACTGGGCAGCTCAGAGTCGGGAAAGACACAGACCAAGACCAAAGGAAAAAACGCCAAACCCCAGAGAGACCGGACGAAGACAaatgattaa
- the ddb2 gene encoding DNA damage-binding protein 2 isoform X1, with amino-acid sequence MHRNSFPVPFYPTHQVNSTRKAMAKKKVLLDSTVPKRQKERPSTSRSKRAEPSEEPLSRKLKKKKEGVPGKAEARSELQNNRESVGFQKAARQNSIVHYVYKHSLGQNIQSQMRQCLQQPFLRFLNSYSLFHAASPFDRRVTCLEWHPTCPSTLAVGSKGGDIVLLDYEMSKNTKFIQGKGAGDFVGEIKFSPTDPSKIYTASGDGSLSLQDFGGGPSQILSRAPDCGHDHHNVCVWFCSVDVSPSRQVVVTGDNVGRVLLLGMDGTKVWNQKLHKAKVTHVEFNQRCDWLMATASVDHTVKIWDLRSIGDKNSFLHELPHKKAVNSAYFNPTDGSKLLTTDQYDEIRLYSCADFSKPQNVMIHPHRQFQHLTPIKATWHPLYDLIVAGRYPDSRVSPDELRTIDVFDASTGEVVCQLHDPNAPGIISLNKFNLMGDTLGSGMGFNILIWSREEMLRSRQERLIRARGDDLGMGSTASTSLGLRGARRHAGRESRESTERTKRKKKLGSSESGKTQTKTKGKNAKPQRDRTKTND; translated from the exons ATGCACAGAAATAGTTTTCCTGTTCCTTTTTATCCGACACACCAGGTGAACAGCACAAGGAAAGCGATGGCCAAAAAGAAAGTTCTCCTGGACAGCACGGTGCCCAAACGCCAAAAGGAAAGGCCATCCACCTCTCGGAGCAAACGAGCAGAGCCTTCGGAAGAACCCCTCTCAAGAAAGctgaagaagaaaaaggaaGGCGTTCCGGGGAAAGCAG AAGCAAGATCTGAACTCCAGAATAACAGAGAGAGTGTGGGGTTTCAGAAGGCGGCCAGGCAGAACAGTATTGTCCATTATGTGTATAAACACTCACTGGGTCAGAACATCCAGTCACAGATGCGCCAG tGCCTACAACAGCCATTCCTGCGCTTTCTGAACTCCTACAGTCTCTTCCATGCAGCCAGCCCATTCGATCGCAGGGTGACGTGCCTGGAGTGGCACCCAACGTGCCCCAGCACCCTGGCAGTAGGCTCCAAGGGGGGGGACATAGTGTTGTTGGACTACGAAATGTCAAAGAATACCAAGTTCATCCAAGGG AAAGGAGCAGGGGATTTTGTCGGCGAGATCAAGTTCAGTCCCACTGACCCATCCAAAATCTACACTGCATCAGGGGACGGCTCACTGAGTCTGCAGGACTTTGGTGGTGGTCCGTCTCAAATACTGTCAAGAGCTCCAGACTGTGGCCACGATCACCATAATGTGTG TGTCTGGTTCTGCAGTGTTGATGTGTCACCCAGCAGACAGGTGGTGGTGACTGGAGACAATGTTGGCAGAGTCCTCCTACTAGGAATGGATGGTACAAAG GTTTGGAATCAGAAGCTGCATAAGGCCAAGGTGACGCATGTAGAGTTTAACCAGCGTTGTGACTGGCTGATGGCAACAGCTTCTGTAGACCATACAGTGAAGATCTGGGACCTGAGGAGCATCGGGGACAAGAACAGCTTCCTGCACGAGCTGCCTCACAAGAAGGCCGTCAACTCTG CCTACTTCAACCCCACAGATGGGTCCAAACTGCTCACCACAGACCAGTACGATGAAATCCGATTGTACTCCTGTGCGGATTTCAGCAAGCCTCAGAATGTGATGATCCACCCACACCGGCAGTTCCAGCACCTCACCCCTATCaag GCGACCTGGCACCCTCTGTACGACCTCATTGTAGCGGGCCGCTACCCAGATAGCCGCGTCTCTCCAGACGAGCTCAGGACCATCGATGTGTTTGATGCCAGTACCGGAGAAGTGGTCTGTCAGCTGCATGACCCCAATGCCCCTGGTATTATTTCA cttAACAAGTTTAACCTGATGGGAGATACTCTGGGATCTGGAATGG GCTTTAACATTCTGATCTGGAGCCGGGAGGAGATGCTGAGAAGCAGGCAGGAGAGGCTGATAAGAGCCAGGGGGGACGATCTCGGCATGGGCTCCACTGCTAGCACCTCCCTGGGACTGCGTGGGGCTCGGCGGCACGCGGGCAGGGAGAGCAGGGAAAGCACAGAGAGGACTAAGCGGAAAAAGAAACTGGGCAGCTCAGAGTCGGGAAAGACACAGACCAAGACCAAAGGAAAAAACGCCAAACCCCAGAGAGACCGGACGAAGACAaatgattaa
- the ddb2 gene encoding DNA damage-binding protein 2 isoform X3, whose product MAKKKVLLDSTVPKRQKERPSTSRSKRAEPSEEPLSRKLKKKKEGVPGKAEARSELQNNRESVGFQKAARQNSIVHYVYKHSLGQNIQSQMRQCLQQPFLRFLNSYSLFHAASPFDRRVTCLEWHPTCPSTLAVGSKGGDIVLLDYEMSKNTKFIQGKGAGDFVGEIKFSPTDPSKIYTASGDGSLSLQDFGGGPSQILSRAPDCGHDHHNVCVWFCSVDVSPSRQVVVTGDNVGRVLLLGMDGTKVWNQKLHKAKVTHVEFNQRCDWLMATASVDHTVKIWDLRSIGDKNSFLHELPHKKAVNSAYFNPTDGSKLLTTDQYDEIRLYSCADFSKPQNVMIHPHRQFQHLTPIKATWHPLYDLIVAGRYPDSRVSPDELRTIDVFDASTGEVVCQLHDPNAPGIISLNKFNLMGDTLGSGMGFNILIWSREEMLRSRQERLIRARGDDLGMGSTASTSLGLRGARRHAGRESRESTERTKRKKKLGSSESGKTQTKTKGKNAKPQRDRTKTND is encoded by the exons ATGGCCAAAAAGAAAGTTCTCCTGGACAGCACGGTGCCCAAACGCCAAAAGGAAAGGCCATCCACCTCTCGGAGCAAACGAGCAGAGCCTTCGGAAGAACCCCTCTCAAGAAAGctgaagaagaaaaaggaaGGCGTTCCGGGGAAAGCAG AAGCAAGATCTGAACTCCAGAATAACAGAGAGAGTGTGGGGTTTCAGAAGGCGGCCAGGCAGAACAGTATTGTCCATTATGTGTATAAACACTCACTGGGTCAGAACATCCAGTCACAGATGCGCCAG tGCCTACAACAGCCATTCCTGCGCTTTCTGAACTCCTACAGTCTCTTCCATGCAGCCAGCCCATTCGATCGCAGGGTGACGTGCCTGGAGTGGCACCCAACGTGCCCCAGCACCCTGGCAGTAGGCTCCAAGGGGGGGGACATAGTGTTGTTGGACTACGAAATGTCAAAGAATACCAAGTTCATCCAAGGG AAAGGAGCAGGGGATTTTGTCGGCGAGATCAAGTTCAGTCCCACTGACCCATCCAAAATCTACACTGCATCAGGGGACGGCTCACTGAGTCTGCAGGACTTTGGTGGTGGTCCGTCTCAAATACTGTCAAGAGCTCCAGACTGTGGCCACGATCACCATAATGTGTG TGTCTGGTTCTGCAGTGTTGATGTGTCACCCAGCAGACAGGTGGTGGTGACTGGAGACAATGTTGGCAGAGTCCTCCTACTAGGAATGGATGGTACAAAG GTTTGGAATCAGAAGCTGCATAAGGCCAAGGTGACGCATGTAGAGTTTAACCAGCGTTGTGACTGGCTGATGGCAACAGCTTCTGTAGACCATACAGTGAAGATCTGGGACCTGAGGAGCATCGGGGACAAGAACAGCTTCCTGCACGAGCTGCCTCACAAGAAGGCCGTCAACTCTG CCTACTTCAACCCCACAGATGGGTCCAAACTGCTCACCACAGACCAGTACGATGAAATCCGATTGTACTCCTGTGCGGATTTCAGCAAGCCTCAGAATGTGATGATCCACCCACACCGGCAGTTCCAGCACCTCACCCCTATCaag GCGACCTGGCACCCTCTGTACGACCTCATTGTAGCGGGCCGCTACCCAGATAGCCGCGTCTCTCCAGACGAGCTCAGGACCATCGATGTGTTTGATGCCAGTACCGGAGAAGTGGTCTGTCAGCTGCATGACCCCAATGCCCCTGGTATTATTTCA cttAACAAGTTTAACCTGATGGGAGATACTCTGGGATCTGGAATGG GCTTTAACATTCTGATCTGGAGCCGGGAGGAGATGCTGAGAAGCAGGCAGGAGAGGCTGATAAGAGCCAGGGGGGACGATCTCGGCATGGGCTCCACTGCTAGCACCTCCCTGGGACTGCGTGGGGCTCGGCGGCACGCGGGCAGGGAGAGCAGGGAAAGCACAGAGAGGACTAAGCGGAAAAAGAAACTGGGCAGCTCAGAGTCGGGAAAGACACAGACCAAGACCAAAGGAAAAAACGCCAAACCCCAGAGAGACCGGACGAAGACAaatgattaa